In Archocentrus centrarchus isolate MPI-CPG fArcCen1 chromosome 1, fArcCen1, whole genome shotgun sequence, the following proteins share a genomic window:
- the LOC115788399 gene encoding uncharacterized protein LOC115788399 isoform X2, whose translation MFYLKHYLAGEARKAVEGFFYRDSEDAYKAAWQVLQDRYGNPFIIQRAFRDKLARWPKIGANDPLALREFADFLQGCTEAISHIKGLAILNDCEENHKLLKKLPEWIVRKWSPIVVDALDTSGSYPDLACFTKFLNREARIACNPIASPFSMDFKHTDERSSKRAKALNTNAKSSTPEKQDTNYSKVKVPCCVCKNETHGIAKCPTFTAKSIEDKKAFILETRLCFGCLRKGHITKDCKRRHTCNICSRRHPTCLHEERKQRPLEVKTNGSTSTEERTSLDTHSVVSHTSTHRVSATSAIVPVFVSSVHEPEREVLTYALLDTQSDSTFVLEDVLDKLNVDARPVKLKLSTMTAIDTIISSKNVHGLQVRGFHSMDYIQLQQTYSRDFIPVDKSYIPTKKTALLWPHLRHLADKLPPVQDCDVGLLIGYDCPPALAPLEVVLGGKNEPFAQRSELGWTIIGTSNPHLDRQGNQSFVHRLKVRDLPIPSATDVLKALESDFNERTYENKYVSQDDVHFIQFLNEHIKQKEDGHYEMPLPFKGNSPPALPNNKRLATVRLQCLKKKLKANKQYYDEYKAFMEEIINKGEAELAPTASEEKTEWYLPHHGIYHPRKPGVLCRFRKEAIAVICDIEKMFYQFSVTPESRNYLKFLWWKDGDLEKEPQEYRMAVHLFGAASSPGCANFGLKHLARQHHASYPVASTFMEKNFYVDDGLVSVSSVEEAVKLITESQELCKRGGLRLHKFNSNMETVLTCIEPSERAATTEPLELNPTPSERTLGIQWSTKGDTFSFNISLKDQPATRRGSLSVIASLYDPLGFIAPFSLSGKRVLQELCHRGIGWDDPLPKDVKPRWEEWIKGLNTLKEVSISRCYHPQNFHNIVRIELHHFSDASCVGYGACSYLRYINDNNEVHCSLVMAKARVAPMKIMSIPRLELSAAVVSTKISVMLRSELDMKIDEEFYWTDSQVVLGYINNDARRFHTFVANRVQLIRDNSDPSQWHYVDTSENPADHASRGLSAAGIQSTNWLQGPKFLWEQELHLSPSVQTEVLVGDPEVKSIQVLVTETLNCSDILKRLSHFSSWTPLIKVVARIKRLGSRQKQHSEHVAVEEREKAAEEVVKLVQRQAFPHEWKMLQSGRDLPKSSSLFSLNPILYEGLLCVGGRLKQSSLCHKVKHPVILPNDSHITKLIVSHYHAKTCHQGRCQTQMELRTNGFWVIGGSKLVAKLIHTCVLCRKLRRPTEKQQMAELPKERVEATAPFTYSGMDCFGPFIVKKARKEYKRYGLIFTCLCSRAVHIEMLEDLSTDSFINALRCFISIRGAVRQLHCDQGSNFVGARNEFKETLKQCDSKLLEIFLTEKQCEFVFNAPSASHAGGVWERQIRTVKNVLNATLAQCTGRIDDASLRTLFYEAMAIVNSRPLTVDGINDPQMPEPITPNHLIMMKSKVPLPPPGVFVKEDLYATKRWRRVQYLIEQFWSRWKREYLLNISTRQKWHIPQRNLKVNDIVIIKDDNLPRNQWQLGRVVEAAQGSDGLVRRVKVQVGERKSQEKQNAPIKPSVIERPVQKLVLLLES comes from the exons atgttttatttaaaacattatcTAGCTGGAGAAGCACGCAAGGCTGTAGAAGGCTTCTTTTATCGAGACTCAGAGGACGCATACAAGGCAGCATGGCAAGTTTTACAAGACAGGTATGGGAACCCGTTCATCATCCAGAGGGCTTTCAGAGATAAGCTTGCAAGATGGCCAAAGATAGGTGCAAATGATCCACTAGCACTACGAGAGTTCGCTGACTTTCTTCAAGGCTGCACTGAGGCAATCTCTCACATTAAAGGACTAGCTATCCTTAATGATTGTGAGGAAAACCACAAGTTGCTCAAGAAATTGCCAGAATGGATTGTGCGAAAGTGGAGTCCAATTGTTGTAGATGCACTTGATACATCTGGAAGTTACCCAGATCTTGCATGCTTCACAAAGTTCCTGAATAGAGAGGCACGAATAGCCTGCAACCCTATTGCCTCTCCATTCTCAATGGATTTCAAGCATACAGATGAGAGGTCATCAAAGAGAGCCAAAGCTCTCAACACAAACGCTAAGAGTTCTACTCCAGAGAAACAAGACACAAATTACAGCAAAGTAAAAGTACCCTGCTGTGTTTGTAAAAATGAAACCCATGGTATCGCAAAGTGCCCCACCTTTACTGCAAAAAGTATTGAAGATAAAAAGGCATTTATTCTCGAAACGAGGCTGTGCTTTGGGTGCTTAAGAAAGGGTCATATTACCAAGGACTGCAAAAGGCGACACACATGTAACATTTGTAGCCGTCGTCATCCAACCTGCTTACACGAAGAGAGGAAGCAAAGACCCTtagaagtaaaaacaaatggcTCCACATCCACAGAAGAACGCACCAGCCTGGATACTCACAGTGTCGTGTCCCACACATCAACACATCGTGTGTCTGCTACCTCAGCTATTGTTCCTGTCTTCGTGTCCTCAGTGCATGAGCCGGAGAGAGAAGTACTCACCTATGCACTACTGGATACCCAGAGTGATTCAACGTTCGTCTTAGAAGATGTACTTGATAAACTGAATGTAGATGCCCGACCAGTAAAGCTGAAACTTAGTACTATGACAGCTATCGACACAATCATATCAAGCAAGAATGTCCATGGTCTACAGGTTCGAGGATTCCATTCCATGGACTACATCCAACTGCAGCAGACCTACAGCCGCGACTTTATCCCGGTGGACAAGTCGTACATCccaacaaagaaaacagcactACTGTGGCCTCACCTCAGGCACCTGGCAGACAAATTGCCACCCGTCCAGGACTGTGATGTAGGGCTTTTAATCGGATATGACTGTCCACCAGCATTAGCGCCCCTTGAAGTTGTGTTAGGTGGCAAAAATGAACCATTTGCACAGCGATCAGAACTAGGATGGACCATAATAGGCACATCAAATCCTCACCTAGACCGACAAGGAAATCAAAGCTTTGTGCATCGTCTCAAGGTAAGGGACCTGCCAATCCCATCTGCAACGGATGTTCTGAAAGCCTTGGAATCAGACTTCAATGAGAGAACTTATGAAAATAAGTATGTGTCCCAGGATGACGTTCATTTCATACAGTTCCTCAATGAACACATCAAGCAGAAGGAGGATGGGCATTATGAGATGCCCCTCCCTTTCAAGGGGAACAGTCCACCCGCTCTACCAAACAACAAGAGGTTAGCCACAGTTCGCCTTCAGTGTCTTAAGAAGAAGCTAAAGGCCAACAAACAATATTACGATGAATACAAAGCATTCATGGAGGAAATAATCAACAAGGGTGAGGCAGAGCTTGCCCCTACAGCATCTGAGGAGAAGACAGAGTGGTACCTTCCACATCACGGAATATATCATCCCAGAAAACCAG GAGTGCTATGCCGCTTCAGGAAGGAGGCTATAGCAGTTATCTGTGacattgaaaaaatgttttatcagtTCTCTGTCACTCCTGAATCCAGGAACTATCTGAAATTCCTCTGGTGGAAGGATGGAGATTTGGAGAAGGAGCCACAGGAGTACAGGATGGCAGTTCATCTTTTCGGGGCTGCCTCATCTCCAGGATGTGCCAATTTTGGCTTAAAACATCTGGCACGACAACACCATGCTAGCTATCCAGTGGCATCAACATTTATGGAGAAGAACTTCTATGTTGATGACGGGTTAGTCAGCGTTTCATCAGTTGAGGAAGCTGTGAAACTGATCACTGAGTCCCAAGAGCTGTGCAAAAGAGGAGGCCTACGCCTCCACAAGTTCAACTCGAACATGGAAACAGTACTCACCTGCATTGAACCCTCAGAAAGAGCAGCAACCACTGAACCTCTAGAGCTGAACCCCACCCCATCAGAGCGTACACTCGGCATTCAGTGGTCGACAAAGGGTGACACATTCAGCTTTAACATCAGCCTGAAAGATCAGCCAGCAACCCGTCGTGGTTCACTGTCAGTCATTGCCTCTCTTTATGATCCACTTGGATTCATTGCTCCATTTAGCCTAAGTGGAAAGCGTGTCCTTCAAGAGCTGTGTCACAGAGGCATCGGATGGGATGATCCCCTCCCAAAAGATGTGAAGCCACGGTGGGAGGAGTGGATAAAGGGTCTTAACACATTGAAAGAGGTCTCAATTTCGAGATGTTATCACCCACAGAACTTCCATAACATTGTTAGGATagagctgcatcatttttcagatgCCAGCTGTGTGGGATATGGTGCATGCTCTTACCTCAGGTACATAAATGACAACAATGAGGTTCATTGCAGTCTTGTAATGGCAAAGGCacgggttgcacccatgaagaTCATGAGTATCCCAAGACTGGAACTCTCAGCAGCAGTTGTTTCTACAAAAATCAGTGTGATGCTGAGAAGCGAACTTGATATGAAGATCGACGAAGAGTTTTACTGGACAGATTCGCAAGTTGTATTAGGCTATATCAACAACGATGCTCGCAGGTTCCACACATTTGTTGCAAATCGAGTACAACTGATTCGAGATAACAGTGACCCCAGTCAGTGGCATTATGTGGACACCTCAGAAAACCCAGCTGACCACGCATCCCGAGGTCTTAGTGCAGCGGGCATTCAATCAACAAATTGGCTTCAAGGACCCAAATTTCTCTGGGAGCAAGAATTGCATCTCTCACCCAGCGTTCAAACAGAAGTACTGGTTGGTGATCCTGAAGTTAAGTCAATCCAGGTGCTAGTAACTGAAACACTTAATTGCAGTGACATCCTCAAACGTCTGAGTCACTTTTCATCTTGGACACCACTTATCAAAGTGGTTGCAAGAATTAAGAGGTTGGGTTCTAGACAGAAACAGCATAGTGAACATGTGGCTGTTGAAGAGCGTGAGAAGGCTGCGGAGGAAGTGGTGAAGCTTGTTCAGCGGCAAGCCTTCCCCCATGAATGGAAAATGCTTCAGAGTGGCAGGGACCTCCCAAAATCAAGTTCTCTTTTCAGTCTCAACCCTATTTTGTATGAAGGGCTTCTCTGTGTTGGTGGGAGATTGAAACAGTCATCTCTCTGTCACAAGGTGAAACATCCAGTCATCCTTCCTAATGACAGCCACATCACTAAGTTGATCGTATCCCACTACCATGCTAAGACATGTCATCAGGGTcgatgtcaaacccaaatggaGCTTAGGACCAATGGATTCTGGGTCATTGGAGGGAGCAAGCTGGTTGCTAAGTTGATACACACCTGTGTGCTATGCAGAAAACTTAGACGACCGACGGAGAAACAGCAAATGGCAGAACTCCCTAAAGAACGTGTGGAAGCTACTGCACCCTTCACGTATAGTGGCATGGACTGTTTTGGTCCATTTATTGTAAAGAAAGCTCGCAAAGAATACAAAAGATATGGCCTGATTTTCACATGTCTATGTTCCAGAGCTGTCCACATTGAAATGCTTGAAGATTTGTCAACAGACTCATTTATCAATGCCCTGCGATGCTTTATAAGCATCAGAGGAGCTGTTCGACAACTGCATTGTGACCAGGGGTCTAATTTCGTTGGAGCGCGAAATGAGTTTAAGGAAACGCTTAAACAATGTGACTCCAAGCTACTAGAAATCTTCTTGACTGAGAAACaatgtgaatttgttttcaACGCCCCCTCCGCTAGTCATGCAGGTGGTGTTTGGGAACGTCAGATCAGAACTGTGAAAAACGTGCTGAATGCCACCCTTGCGCAATGCACAGGCCGAATTGATGATGCTTCCCTAAGAACACTGTTTTATGAAGCCATGGCTATCGTTAATAGCCGCCCATTGACAGTGGATGGAATCAATGATCCTCAGATGCCAGAGCCTATAACACCTAATCATCTCATTATGATGAAATCTAAAGTTCCTCTTCCTCCGCCAGGAGTATTTGTGAAGGAGGATCTGTATGCAACCAAGAGGTGGAGACGAGTTCAGTATCTGATAGAACAGTTCTGGAGTCGTTGGAAAAGAGAGTATCTGCTCAATATATCCACAAGACAGAAATGGCATATACCCCAACGCAACCTCAAAGTGAATGATATCGTTATTATCAAAGATGACAACCTCCCGAGAAACCAGTGGCAACTAGGTCGAGTGGTGGAGGCTGCTCAAGGCAGTGACGGCCTAGTTCGTCGAGTCAAAGTGCAAGTTGGGGAACGAAAAtctcaagaaaaacaaaatgccccCATTAAACCTTCAGTTATTGAGCGACCAGTTCAAAAATTGGTACTTCTCTTAGAGAGCTGA
- the LOC115788399 gene encoding uncharacterized protein LOC115788399 isoform X1, which produces MFYLKHYLAGEARKAVEGFFYRDSEDAYKAAWQVLQDRYGNPFIIQRAFRDKLARWPKIGANDPLALREFADFLQGCTEAISHIKGLAILNDCEENHKLLKKLPEWIVRKWSPIVVDALDTSGSYPDLACFTKFLNREARIACNPIASPFSMDFKHTDERSSKRAKALNTNAKSSTPEKQDTNYSKVKVPCCVCKNETHGIAKCPTFTAKSIEDKKAFILETRLCFGCLRKGHITKDCKRRHTCNICSRRHPTCLHEERKQRPLEVKTNGSTSTEERTSLDTHSVVSHTSTHRVSATSAIVPVFVSSVHEPEREVLTYALLDTQSDSTFVLEDVLDKLNVDARPVKLKLSTMTAIDTIISSKNVHGLQVRGFHSMDYIQLQQTYSRDFIPVDKSYIPTKKTALLWPHLRHLADKLPPVQDCDVGLLIGYDCPPALAPLEVVLGGKNEPFAQRSELGWTIIGTSNPHLDRQGNQSFVHRLKVRDLPIPSATDVLKALESDFNERTYENKYVSQDDVHFIQFLNEHIKQKEDGHYEMPLPFKGNSPPALPNNKRLATVRLQCLKKKLKANKQYYDEYKAFMEEIINKGEAELAPTASEEKTEWYLPHHGIYHPRKPGKLRVVFDCSAKFQGVSLNDTLLTGPDLINSLVGVLCRFRKEAIAVICDIEKMFYQFSVTPESRNYLKFLWWKDGDLEKEPQEYRMAVHLFGAASSPGCANFGLKHLARQHHASYPVASTFMEKNFYVDDGLVSVSSVEEAVKLITESQELCKRGGLRLHKFNSNMETVLTCIEPSERAATTEPLELNPTPSERTLGIQWSTKGDTFSFNISLKDQPATRRGSLSVIASLYDPLGFIAPFSLSGKRVLQELCHRGIGWDDPLPKDVKPRWEEWIKGLNTLKEVSISRCYHPQNFHNIVRIELHHFSDASCVGYGACSYLRYINDNNEVHCSLVMAKARVAPMKIMSIPRLELSAAVVSTKISVMLRSELDMKIDEEFYWTDSQVVLGYINNDARRFHTFVANRVQLIRDNSDPSQWHYVDTSENPADHASRGLSAAGIQSTNWLQGPKFLWEQELHLSPSVQTEVLVGDPEVKSIQVLVTETLNCSDILKRLSHFSSWTPLIKVVARIKRLGSRQKQHSEHVAVEEREKAAEEVVKLVQRQAFPHEWKMLQSGRDLPKSSSLFSLNPILYEGLLCVGGRLKQSSLCHKVKHPVILPNDSHITKLIVSHYHAKTCHQGRCQTQMELRTNGFWVIGGSKLVAKLIHTCVLCRKLRRPTEKQQMAELPKERVEATAPFTYSGMDCFGPFIVKKARKEYKRYGLIFTCLCSRAVHIEMLEDLSTDSFINALRCFISIRGAVRQLHCDQGSNFVGARNEFKETLKQCDSKLLEIFLTEKQCEFVFNAPSASHAGGVWERQIRTVKNVLNATLAQCTGRIDDASLRTLFYEAMAIVNSRPLTVDGINDPQMPEPITPNHLIMMKSKVPLPPPGVFVKEDLYATKRWRRVQYLIEQFWSRWKREYLLNISTRQKWHIPQRNLKVNDIVIIKDDNLPRNQWQLGRVVEAAQGSDGLVRRVKVQVGERKSQEKQNAPIKPSVIERPVQKLVLLLES; this is translated from the coding sequence atgttttatttaaaacattatcTAGCTGGAGAAGCACGCAAGGCTGTAGAAGGCTTCTTTTATCGAGACTCAGAGGACGCATACAAGGCAGCATGGCAAGTTTTACAAGACAGGTATGGGAACCCGTTCATCATCCAGAGGGCTTTCAGAGATAAGCTTGCAAGATGGCCAAAGATAGGTGCAAATGATCCACTAGCACTACGAGAGTTCGCTGACTTTCTTCAAGGCTGCACTGAGGCAATCTCTCACATTAAAGGACTAGCTATCCTTAATGATTGTGAGGAAAACCACAAGTTGCTCAAGAAATTGCCAGAATGGATTGTGCGAAAGTGGAGTCCAATTGTTGTAGATGCACTTGATACATCTGGAAGTTACCCAGATCTTGCATGCTTCACAAAGTTCCTGAATAGAGAGGCACGAATAGCCTGCAACCCTATTGCCTCTCCATTCTCAATGGATTTCAAGCATACAGATGAGAGGTCATCAAAGAGAGCCAAAGCTCTCAACACAAACGCTAAGAGTTCTACTCCAGAGAAACAAGACACAAATTACAGCAAAGTAAAAGTACCCTGCTGTGTTTGTAAAAATGAAACCCATGGTATCGCAAAGTGCCCCACCTTTACTGCAAAAAGTATTGAAGATAAAAAGGCATTTATTCTCGAAACGAGGCTGTGCTTTGGGTGCTTAAGAAAGGGTCATATTACCAAGGACTGCAAAAGGCGACACACATGTAACATTTGTAGCCGTCGTCATCCAACCTGCTTACACGAAGAGAGGAAGCAAAGACCCTtagaagtaaaaacaaatggcTCCACATCCACAGAAGAACGCACCAGCCTGGATACTCACAGTGTCGTGTCCCACACATCAACACATCGTGTGTCTGCTACCTCAGCTATTGTTCCTGTCTTCGTGTCCTCAGTGCATGAGCCGGAGAGAGAAGTACTCACCTATGCACTACTGGATACCCAGAGTGATTCAACGTTCGTCTTAGAAGATGTACTTGATAAACTGAATGTAGATGCCCGACCAGTAAAGCTGAAACTTAGTACTATGACAGCTATCGACACAATCATATCAAGCAAGAATGTCCATGGTCTACAGGTTCGAGGATTCCATTCCATGGACTACATCCAACTGCAGCAGACCTACAGCCGCGACTTTATCCCGGTGGACAAGTCGTACATCccaacaaagaaaacagcactACTGTGGCCTCACCTCAGGCACCTGGCAGACAAATTGCCACCCGTCCAGGACTGTGATGTAGGGCTTTTAATCGGATATGACTGTCCACCAGCATTAGCGCCCCTTGAAGTTGTGTTAGGTGGCAAAAATGAACCATTTGCACAGCGATCAGAACTAGGATGGACCATAATAGGCACATCAAATCCTCACCTAGACCGACAAGGAAATCAAAGCTTTGTGCATCGTCTCAAGGTAAGGGACCTGCCAATCCCATCTGCAACGGATGTTCTGAAAGCCTTGGAATCAGACTTCAATGAGAGAACTTATGAAAATAAGTATGTGTCCCAGGATGACGTTCATTTCATACAGTTCCTCAATGAACACATCAAGCAGAAGGAGGATGGGCATTATGAGATGCCCCTCCCTTTCAAGGGGAACAGTCCACCCGCTCTACCAAACAACAAGAGGTTAGCCACAGTTCGCCTTCAGTGTCTTAAGAAGAAGCTAAAGGCCAACAAACAATATTACGATGAATACAAAGCATTCATGGAGGAAATAATCAACAAGGGTGAGGCAGAGCTTGCCCCTACAGCATCTGAGGAGAAGACAGAGTGGTACCTTCCACATCACGGAATATATCATCCCAGAAAACCAGGTAAACTGAGAGTTGTATTTGACTGTTCAGCCAAATTCCAGGGTGTTTCTCTAAACGATACTCTACTAACTGGACCTGATCTGATCAATTCCCTGGTAGGAGTGCTATGCCGCTTCAGGAAGGAGGCTATAGCAGTTATCTGTGacattgaaaaaatgttttatcagtTCTCTGTCACTCCTGAATCCAGGAACTATCTGAAATTCCTCTGGTGGAAGGATGGAGATTTGGAGAAGGAGCCACAGGAGTACAGGATGGCAGTTCATCTTTTCGGGGCTGCCTCATCTCCAGGATGTGCCAATTTTGGCTTAAAACATCTGGCACGACAACACCATGCTAGCTATCCAGTGGCATCAACATTTATGGAGAAGAACTTCTATGTTGATGACGGGTTAGTCAGCGTTTCATCAGTTGAGGAAGCTGTGAAACTGATCACTGAGTCCCAAGAGCTGTGCAAAAGAGGAGGCCTACGCCTCCACAAGTTCAACTCGAACATGGAAACAGTACTCACCTGCATTGAACCCTCAGAAAGAGCAGCAACCACTGAACCTCTAGAGCTGAACCCCACCCCATCAGAGCGTACACTCGGCATTCAGTGGTCGACAAAGGGTGACACATTCAGCTTTAACATCAGCCTGAAAGATCAGCCAGCAACCCGTCGTGGTTCACTGTCAGTCATTGCCTCTCTTTATGATCCACTTGGATTCATTGCTCCATTTAGCCTAAGTGGAAAGCGTGTCCTTCAAGAGCTGTGTCACAGAGGCATCGGATGGGATGATCCCCTCCCAAAAGATGTGAAGCCACGGTGGGAGGAGTGGATAAAGGGTCTTAACACATTGAAAGAGGTCTCAATTTCGAGATGTTATCACCCACAGAACTTCCATAACATTGTTAGGATagagctgcatcatttttcagatgCCAGCTGTGTGGGATATGGTGCATGCTCTTACCTCAGGTACATAAATGACAACAATGAGGTTCATTGCAGTCTTGTAATGGCAAAGGCacgggttgcacccatgaagaTCATGAGTATCCCAAGACTGGAACTCTCAGCAGCAGTTGTTTCTACAAAAATCAGTGTGATGCTGAGAAGCGAACTTGATATGAAGATCGACGAAGAGTTTTACTGGACAGATTCGCAAGTTGTATTAGGCTATATCAACAACGATGCTCGCAGGTTCCACACATTTGTTGCAAATCGAGTACAACTGATTCGAGATAACAGTGACCCCAGTCAGTGGCATTATGTGGACACCTCAGAAAACCCAGCTGACCACGCATCCCGAGGTCTTAGTGCAGCGGGCATTCAATCAACAAATTGGCTTCAAGGACCCAAATTTCTCTGGGAGCAAGAATTGCATCTCTCACCCAGCGTTCAAACAGAAGTACTGGTTGGTGATCCTGAAGTTAAGTCAATCCAGGTGCTAGTAACTGAAACACTTAATTGCAGTGACATCCTCAAACGTCTGAGTCACTTTTCATCTTGGACACCACTTATCAAAGTGGTTGCAAGAATTAAGAGGTTGGGTTCTAGACAGAAACAGCATAGTGAACATGTGGCTGTTGAAGAGCGTGAGAAGGCTGCGGAGGAAGTGGTGAAGCTTGTTCAGCGGCAAGCCTTCCCCCATGAATGGAAAATGCTTCAGAGTGGCAGGGACCTCCCAAAATCAAGTTCTCTTTTCAGTCTCAACCCTATTTTGTATGAAGGGCTTCTCTGTGTTGGTGGGAGATTGAAACAGTCATCTCTCTGTCACAAGGTGAAACATCCAGTCATCCTTCCTAATGACAGCCACATCACTAAGTTGATCGTATCCCACTACCATGCTAAGACATGTCATCAGGGTcgatgtcaaacccaaatggaGCTTAGGACCAATGGATTCTGGGTCATTGGAGGGAGCAAGCTGGTTGCTAAGTTGATACACACCTGTGTGCTATGCAGAAAACTTAGACGACCGACGGAGAAACAGCAAATGGCAGAACTCCCTAAAGAACGTGTGGAAGCTACTGCACCCTTCACGTATAGTGGCATGGACTGTTTTGGTCCATTTATTGTAAAGAAAGCTCGCAAAGAATACAAAAGATATGGCCTGATTTTCACATGTCTATGTTCCAGAGCTGTCCACATTGAAATGCTTGAAGATTTGTCAACAGACTCATTTATCAATGCCCTGCGATGCTTTATAAGCATCAGAGGAGCTGTTCGACAACTGCATTGTGACCAGGGGTCTAATTTCGTTGGAGCGCGAAATGAGTTTAAGGAAACGCTTAAACAATGTGACTCCAAGCTACTAGAAATCTTCTTGACTGAGAAACaatgtgaatttgttttcaACGCCCCCTCCGCTAGTCATGCAGGTGGTGTTTGGGAACGTCAGATCAGAACTGTGAAAAACGTGCTGAATGCCACCCTTGCGCAATGCACAGGCCGAATTGATGATGCTTCCCTAAGAACACTGTTTTATGAAGCCATGGCTATCGTTAATAGCCGCCCATTGACAGTGGATGGAATCAATGATCCTCAGATGCCAGAGCCTATAACACCTAATCATCTCATTATGATGAAATCTAAAGTTCCTCTTCCTCCGCCAGGAGTATTTGTGAAGGAGGATCTGTATGCAACCAAGAGGTGGAGACGAGTTCAGTATCTGATAGAACAGTTCTGGAGTCGTTGGAAAAGAGAGTATCTGCTCAATATATCCACAAGACAGAAATGGCATATACCCCAACGCAACCTCAAAGTGAATGATATCGTTATTATCAAAGATGACAACCTCCCGAGAAACCAGTGGCAACTAGGTCGAGTGGTGGAGGCTGCTCAAGGCAGTGACGGCCTAGTTCGTCGAGTCAAAGTGCAAGTTGGGGAACGAAAAtctcaagaaaaacaaaatgccccCATTAAACCTTCAGTTATTGAGCGACCAGTTCAAAAATTGGTACTTCTCTTAGAGAGCTGA